In one window of Micromonospora cathayae DNA:
- the pulA gene encoding pullulanase-type alpha-1,6-glucosidase: protein MKPPPRSRKALFGLISLLTLALVGVPVAVNQLGADATGRPDPLAAAGAPQWRTEPSVEAMLRAGANDARAEQFYFVLPDRFANGDPRNDRGGLTGDRLKTGLDPADKGFYHGGDLKGLIDKLDYIEGLGTTAIWLAPIFKNRPVQGTGDDVSAGYHGYWITDFTQVDPHFGTNEELKRLVKLSHQRGIKVYLDVIVNHTADVIKYAEDRYAYVDKKTSPYTDAQGRAFEDRNYADGTRDFPKVGADAGPYTPTFGSEADKTVKVPAWLNDVTMYHNRGDSTFAGENSEYGDFFGLDDLWTERPEVVRGITKVYGDWIASTGVDGFRLDTVKHVNLDFWPQFAQGIERAAEKAGKKDFFMFGEVYSADPEITSTYVRQGGLPATLDFAFQEAARGYTAADGSAKALADVYARDDLYSSRDTGADRLTTFLGNHDMGRIGSFIAGGTGDPATHLRRDQLAHQLMFLTRGQPVVYSGDEQGFTGPGGDKDARQDMFASKTADYLDDDLLGTDRTHAVDQYDRNHPLYRTIAELGALRAAHPALRDGIQVTRYAADGPGVFAASRIDAKQRREYVVAVNNAATAQTVTVDTWSPRTTFTGVYGGTGSTTATADGKLTVTVPALSAVAYRAASPIPQPTAAPTITISSPEADAAVATRATVTAGVTGDPLATVAVAARVDGGKWTLLGTAERAPYTVHHDLTGLPGDAKIEYKAVVRDGKGRTASTRSTARVGTPAQGASRDWAIVHYQRPDGDYADWGLYTWGDIDPAYATEWPNGQPFAGVDAYGRFAWVKLKPGAQSVGFLVVDSDGNKDVGQDRTIDVTRTGEIWVKQGDPTVHTSYADAVGSPPPPVEDGYAVIHHRRPDGNYDGWGLHLWDGAANPTDWASPMPPTKIDAFGAVYRVPLAAGATGLSYIIHKGDEKDLPTDQRLDFASAGREVWLLAATPGRLLPSTATGTTKDVDVTKQKAHWIDRSTVAWAVGPTDGKTYALVTAPAGGVSVVDGELSGTYTSLPLTATRNGLTEAQRARFPHLWTYRTFTLADRDLAKVPAALRGQLLVTERDQAGNLLGATGVQLPGVLDDVYARATTATLGPTFTGNRPSLALWAPTARTVALQLFDTPTAPPTTVAMRRDDRTGVWSVRGDRTWTGKYYRYQVTAWQPAAQKMVAASVTDPYSVALAPNSTHSQLVDLTDPALAPAGWAKLRKPAAVPSSKVQITELSVRDFSIADSSVPAQRRGTFLAFTDPATAGMTHLRKLGDAGVTHLHLLPAFDFATIPERRAEQQQPDCDLAKLPADSDQQQKCIAAVADTDGYNWGYDPLHYTVPEGGYAVDPAGAKRTTEFRQMVAGVNAAGLRVVMDVVYNHTSAAGTDPKSVLDQVVPGYYHRLLDDGTVANSTCCANTAPEHAMMGKLVVDSLVTWAKAYKVDGFRFDLMGHHPKANILDVRRALDKLTVARDGVDGKSILLYGEGWNFGEVANDARFVQATQANMAGTGIGTFNDRLRDAVRGGGPFDANPRVQGFASGLFTDPNGDAVNGSADQQRARLLHAHDQIKVGLVGNLAGYRFTDTSGREVTGAQVDYNGSPAGYTAAPGEAVTYVDAHDNEILYDALAYKLPQDTPLTDRARMQVLALSTVVMGQGTGFVTTGTERLRSKSLDRNSYNSGDWFNQIRWDCAQGNGFGIGLPPAQDNQDKWPYAKPLLADAKLVPDCAAVNLADARYAELLRIRASSPVFGLTSAAEVQKRVAFPLSGPKETPGVLTMTLDGRGLDRQWRSVTVVFNATPEAATQQVTGLRGADVALHPVLRGSADQALRTASFDAASGTFTVPARSVAVFVQR, encoded by the coding sequence ATGAAACCCCCGCCACGATCCCGTAAGGCCCTGTTCGGCCTGATTTCCCTGCTCACCCTGGCTCTCGTCGGCGTGCCCGTCGCCGTCAACCAGCTCGGCGCCGACGCCACCGGGCGACCCGACCCGCTCGCCGCCGCCGGTGCCCCGCAGTGGCGTACCGAGCCCTCCGTCGAGGCCATGCTGCGGGCCGGCGCGAACGACGCCCGCGCCGAGCAGTTCTACTTCGTCCTGCCCGACCGGTTCGCCAACGGCGACCCCCGCAACGACCGGGGCGGCCTCACCGGGGACCGCCTCAAGACCGGCCTCGACCCGGCCGACAAGGGCTTCTACCACGGCGGCGACCTCAAGGGACTGATCGACAAACTCGACTACATCGAGGGGCTCGGCACCACCGCGATCTGGCTCGCCCCGATCTTCAAGAACCGGCCGGTGCAGGGCACCGGGGACGACGTGTCGGCCGGCTACCACGGCTACTGGATCACCGACTTCACCCAGGTCGACCCGCACTTCGGCACCAACGAGGAGCTGAAGCGGCTGGTCAAGCTCTCCCACCAGCGCGGCATCAAGGTCTACCTCGACGTCATCGTCAACCACACCGCAGACGTCATCAAGTACGCCGAGGACCGGTACGCGTACGTCGACAAGAAGACGTCGCCGTACACCGACGCGCAGGGGCGGGCCTTCGAGGACCGCAACTACGCCGACGGTACCCGGGACTTCCCGAAGGTCGGCGCGGACGCCGGCCCGTACACCCCGACCTTCGGCAGCGAGGCCGACAAGACCGTGAAGGTCCCGGCCTGGCTGAACGACGTGACCATGTACCACAACCGGGGCGACTCCACGTTCGCCGGGGAGAACAGCGAGTACGGCGACTTCTTCGGTCTCGACGACCTGTGGACCGAGCGACCCGAGGTGGTCCGGGGCATCACCAAGGTGTACGGCGACTGGATCGCCAGCACCGGCGTCGACGGGTTCCGGCTGGACACCGTCAAGCACGTCAACCTCGACTTCTGGCCGCAGTTCGCCCAGGGCATCGAGCGGGCCGCCGAGAAGGCCGGCAAGAAGGACTTCTTCATGTTCGGTGAGGTCTACAGCGCCGACCCGGAGATCACCTCCACGTACGTGCGGCAGGGCGGCCTGCCGGCCACCCTCGACTTCGCCTTCCAGGAGGCCGCGCGCGGCTACACCGCCGCCGACGGCTCCGCCAAGGCGCTCGCCGACGTGTACGCCCGCGACGACCTGTACTCGTCCCGGGACACCGGCGCGGACCGGCTGACCACGTTCCTCGGCAACCACGACATGGGCCGGATCGGCTCGTTCATCGCCGGTGGCACCGGTGACCCGGCCACCCACCTGCGCCGCGACCAACTCGCCCACCAGCTGATGTTCCTCACCCGGGGGCAGCCGGTGGTGTACTCCGGCGACGAGCAGGGCTTCACCGGGCCGGGTGGCGACAAGGACGCCCGGCAGGACATGTTCGCCTCGAAGACCGCCGACTACCTCGACGACGACCTGCTCGGCACCGACCGCACCCACGCCGTCGACCAGTACGACCGCAACCATCCGCTGTACCGCACCATCGCCGAGCTGGGCGCGTTGCGTGCCGCCCACCCGGCGCTGCGGGACGGCATCCAGGTCACCCGGTACGCCGCCGACGGTCCCGGCGTGTTCGCCGCCTCCCGGATCGACGCCAAGCAGCGCCGGGAGTACGTGGTCGCGGTGAACAACGCCGCCACCGCGCAGACTGTCACTGTGGACACCTGGTCACCCCGCACCACTTTCACCGGCGTGTACGGCGGCACCGGCAGCACCACCGCCACCGCCGACGGCAAGCTCACCGTCACCGTGCCGGCGCTGTCGGCGGTGGCGTACCGGGCCGCCAGCCCGATCCCGCAGCCGACCGCCGCCCCGACCATCACCATCAGCAGCCCGGAAGCCGACGCCGCCGTGGCGACCCGCGCCACGGTCACCGCCGGAGTCACCGGCGACCCGCTGGCCACCGTGGCGGTCGCCGCCCGGGTCGACGGCGGGAAGTGGACGCTGCTCGGCACCGCCGAGCGGGCCCCGTACACGGTGCACCACGACCTGACCGGGCTGCCCGGCGACGCGAAGATCGAGTACAAGGCGGTGGTCCGGGACGGCAAGGGGCGTACCGCCAGCACCCGGTCCACCGCCCGGGTCGGCACCCCCGCCCAGGGGGCGTCCCGGGACTGGGCGATCGTGCACTACCAGCGCCCCGACGGCGACTACGCCGACTGGGGGCTCTACACCTGGGGGGACATCGACCCGGCGTACGCCACCGAGTGGCCCAACGGGCAGCCGTTCGCCGGTGTGGACGCGTACGGCCGGTTCGCCTGGGTGAAGCTCAAGCCGGGCGCGCAGTCGGTCGGCTTCCTGGTGGTGGACTCCGACGGCAACAAGGACGTCGGTCAGGACCGCACCATCGACGTCACCCGCACCGGCGAGATCTGGGTGAAGCAGGGCGACCCGACGGTGCACACCAGCTACGCGGACGCGGTCGGCTCGCCGCCCCCGCCGGTCGAGGACGGCTACGCGGTCATCCACCACCGACGCCCGGACGGCAACTACGACGGCTGGGGCCTGCACCTGTGGGACGGCGCGGCGAACCCCACCGACTGGGCGTCCCCGATGCCGCCCACGAAGATCGACGCTTTCGGTGCGGTCTACCGGGTGCCGCTGGCCGCCGGGGCCACCGGGCTGAGCTACATCATCCACAAGGGCGACGAGAAGGACCTGCCGACCGACCAGCGGCTCGACTTCGCCAGCGCCGGGCGGGAGGTGTGGCTGCTCGCCGCCACCCCGGGCCGACTGCTGCCGTCGACCGCCACCGGAACGACGAAGGACGTGGACGTCACCAAGCAGAAGGCGCACTGGATCGACCGGTCCACCGTCGCCTGGGCCGTCGGACCCACCGACGGGAAGACGTACGCGCTGGTCACCGCGCCGGCCGGTGGGGTCAGCGTGGTCGACGGCGAGCTGTCCGGCACGTACACCTCGCTGCCGCTGACCGCGACCCGCAACGGACTCACCGAGGCCCAGCGGGCCCGCTTCCCGCACCTGTGGACGTACCGGACGTTCACCCTCGCCGACCGGGACCTGGCGAAGGTGCCGGCGGCGCTGCGCGGACAGCTCCTGGTCACCGAACGCGACCAGGCGGGGAACCTGCTCGGCGCGACCGGCGTGCAGCTGCCCGGCGTCCTCGACGACGTCTACGCCCGCGCCACCACGGCGACGCTCGGCCCGACCTTCACCGGGAACCGGCCGTCGCTGGCGCTCTGGGCGCCCACCGCCCGCACCGTCGCGCTCCAGCTCTTCGACACGCCCACCGCACCGCCGACCACGGTGGCGATGCGCCGCGACGACCGCACCGGCGTCTGGTCGGTACGCGGTGACCGGACCTGGACCGGGAAGTACTACCGGTACCAGGTGACCGCCTGGCAGCCGGCCGCCCAGAAGATGGTCGCCGCGTCGGTGACCGACCCGTACTCGGTGGCCCTGGCCCCGAACTCCACGCACAGCCAGCTCGTCGACCTGACCGACCCGGCCCTCGCGCCGGCCGGCTGGGCGAAGCTGCGCAAGCCGGCGGCGGTGCCGTCGTCGAAGGTGCAGATCACCGAGCTGTCGGTGCGGGACTTCTCCATCGCCGACAGCAGCGTGCCGGCGCAGCGGCGGGGCACCTTCCTCGCCTTCACCGACCCGGCCACCGCCGGCATGACCCACCTGCGCAAGCTCGGCGACGCCGGGGTCACCCACCTGCACCTGCTGCCCGCGTTCGACTTCGCCACCATCCCCGAGCGGCGGGCCGAGCAGCAGCAGCCCGACTGCGACCTGGCGAAGCTGCCGGCCGACTCCGACCAGCAGCAGAAGTGCATCGCCGCCGTGGCCGACACCGACGGCTACAACTGGGGGTACGACCCGCTGCACTACACCGTCCCGGAGGGCGGCTACGCGGTCGACCCGGCCGGGGCGAAGCGGACCACCGAGTTCCGGCAGATGGTCGCCGGGGTCAACGCCGCCGGCCTGCGGGTGGTGATGGACGTGGTCTACAACCACACCTCGGCCGCCGGCACCGACCCGAAGTCGGTGCTCGACCAGGTGGTGCCCGGCTACTACCACCGGCTGCTCGACGACGGTACGGTCGCCAACTCCACCTGCTGCGCCAACACCGCCCCCGAGCACGCCATGATGGGCAAGCTCGTGGTCGACTCGCTGGTCACCTGGGCGAAGGCGTACAAGGTGGACGGGTTCCGGTTCGACCTGATGGGCCACCACCCGAAGGCGAACATCCTCGACGTGCGCCGGGCCCTGGACAAGCTGACCGTGGCCCGTGACGGGGTGGACGGTAAGTCGATCCTGCTCTACGGCGAGGGCTGGAACTTCGGCGAGGTGGCGAACGACGCCCGGTTCGTCCAGGCCACCCAGGCCAACATGGCCGGCACCGGCATCGGCACCTTCAACGACCGGCTCCGCGACGCGGTGCGCGGTGGCGGGCCGTTCGACGCCAACCCGCGCGTGCAGGGCTTCGCCTCCGGGCTGTTCACCGACCCGAACGGCGACGCCGTCAACGGCAGCGCCGACCAGCAGCGTGCCCGGCTGCTGCACGCCCACGACCAGATCAAGGTCGGGCTGGTCGGCAACCTGGCCGGCTACCGGTTCACCGACACCTCGGGTAGGGAGGTCACCGGCGCGCAGGTCGACTACAACGGCTCGCCGGCCGGCTACACCGCCGCGCCGGGGGAGGCGGTCACCTACGTCGACGCGCACGACAACGAGATCCTGTACGACGCGCTGGCGTACAAGCTGCCGCAGGACACCCCGCTGACGGACCGGGCCCGGATGCAGGTGCTCGCGCTGTCCACCGTGGTCATGGGGCAGGGCACCGGGTTCGTCACCACCGGCACCGAGCGGCTGCGCTCGAAGTCGCTGGACCGCAACTCGTACAACTCGGGGGACTGGTTCAACCAGATCCGCTGGGACTGCGCGCAGGGCAACGGATTCGGCATCGGGCTGCCCCCGGCGCAGGACAACCAGGACAAGTGGCCGTACGCCAAGCCGTTGCTGGCCGACGCGAAGCTGGTGCCGGACTGCGCGGCGGTGAACCTGGCCGACGCCCGGTACGCCGAGCTGCTGCGCATCCGGGCCTCCTCCCCGGTGTTCGGGCTGACCAGCGCCGCCGAGGTGCAGAAGCGGGTGGCGTTCCCGCTGTCCGGGCCGAAGGAGACCCCCGGTGTGCTCACCATGACGCTGGACGGTCGCGGCCTGGACCGGCAGTGGAGGTCCGTGACGGTGGTCTTCAACGCCACCCCGGAAGCGGCGACCCAGCAGGTCACCGGCCTGCGCGGGGCGGACGTGGCGCTGCACCCGGTGCTGCGCGGGTCGGCCGACCAGGCGCTGCGGACGGCGTCCTTCGACGCGGCGAGCGGCACCTTCACCGTCCCGGCCCGCAGCGTGGCGGTCTTCGTCCAGAGGTGA
- a CDS encoding right-handed parallel beta-helix repeat-containing protein, whose amino-acid sequence MSNYLSNNEASGRAAARRRRRLWLASGVAGLTGVVSIAAVGVAGSAGAVGVGGLNWSSAQQAAGDGGQGQHKDPKQAEGNPDDKGRTSPEDPGSEKERGKEVPCDPDRLIQAIVHANANDGAVLELAKGCTYNLSRNQRGSGLPEITADITLRGEHTTITREATADRFRILTVGPGGHLTLEGLTVKGGQTTEFHRALAPEQVWGMYSNSVEMSKAAAAGRPVTAAATGADKITATPRATVKVAPRADVAQPLVEEPGYADGAGVLVEPGGSAEIIDTAIVDNQSGGNGGGLANFGSTRLTRSTVAHNTAFFFGGGILNAGLLKLDETKVEDNTGIIGGGGIANGTPGIFRRDIEAGTVLVEKSKITDNETLGFGGGLAAVGGTTNVYSSTIDSNTAVLAGGGVAAIDAQVALNGVTVDRNSTAGVGGGLAVAFDSAVTINKTVVKDNTAGFFGAGLFNTLSVTTVRDSEIAGNRAIGPFGVGGGIFNLFGRVTLATSQVVHNSATITGGGVFTFPRGVTVDNNTTIAANRPNNCAGAPVPNCFG is encoded by the coding sequence ATGTCCAACTACCTATCGAACAACGAAGCCTCGGGGCGGGCGGCGGCCCGGAGGCGCCGTCGGCTCTGGCTCGCCAGCGGCGTGGCGGGTCTGACGGGTGTGGTCAGCATCGCCGCAGTGGGCGTCGCCGGCAGCGCCGGGGCGGTCGGAGTCGGCGGACTGAACTGGTCCAGCGCCCAGCAGGCCGCCGGCGACGGCGGACAGGGCCAGCACAAGGACCCGAAGCAAGCGGAGGGCAACCCCGACGACAAGGGCCGGACCTCCCCGGAGGACCCCGGATCAGAGAAGGAGCGCGGGAAGGAGGTGCCCTGCGACCCCGACCGGCTCATCCAGGCCATCGTGCACGCCAACGCCAACGACGGCGCGGTGCTGGAGCTGGCGAAGGGGTGCACCTACAACCTGAGCCGCAACCAGCGCGGCAGCGGCCTCCCCGAGATCACGGCGGACATCACCCTGCGGGGCGAGCACACCACGATCACCCGGGAGGCCACCGCCGACCGCTTCCGGATCCTCACCGTCGGACCCGGCGGTCACCTGACGCTCGAGGGCCTGACCGTCAAGGGCGGCCAGACCACCGAGTTCCACCGCGCCCTGGCTCCCGAACAGGTGTGGGGGATGTACTCGAACTCGGTCGAGATGAGCAAGGCGGCGGCGGCCGGCAGGCCGGTCACCGCGGCCGCCACCGGGGCGGACAAGATCACGGCGACGCCGCGGGCGACGGTCAAGGTCGCGCCGCGCGCCGACGTGGCGCAGCCGCTGGTGGAGGAGCCGGGCTACGCCGACGGCGCCGGTGTCCTGGTGGAGCCGGGCGGCAGTGCCGAGATCATCGACACCGCGATCGTCGACAACCAGTCCGGCGGCAACGGCGGTGGGCTGGCCAACTTCGGCAGCACCCGGCTCACCCGGAGCACCGTCGCGCACAACACCGCCTTCTTCTTCGGCGGCGGCATCCTCAACGCCGGTCTGCTGAAGCTCGACGAGACCAAGGTCGAGGACAACACGGGAATCATCGGCGGCGGTGGTATCGCCAACGGCACGCCGGGAATCTTCCGGCGCGACATCGAGGCCGGCACCGTACTGGTCGAGAAGAGCAAGATCACCGACAACGAGACGCTGGGCTTCGGCGGCGGTCTGGCGGCCGTCGGCGGCACCACCAACGTCTACTCGTCGACGATCGACAGCAACACCGCGGTCCTCGCCGGCGGCGGTGTCGCCGCGATCGACGCCCAGGTGGCGCTCAACGGCGTCACGGTGGACCGGAACAGCACCGCCGGGGTCGGTGGCGGCCTGGCCGTCGCCTTCGACAGCGCGGTCACCATCAACAAGACCGTGGTGAAGGACAACACCGCCGGCTTCTTCGGTGCCGGGCTGTTCAACACCCTGAGCGTCACCACGGTCCGCGACAGCGAGATCGCCGGCAACCGGGCCATCGGCCCGTTCGGGGTCGGCGGCGGCATCTTCAACCTGTTCGGCCGGGTCACCCTGGCCACCTCGCAGGTCGTCCACAACTCCGCCACCATCACCGGCGGCGGCGTCTTCACCTTCCCGCGTGGGGTGACCGTGGACAACAACACCACCATCGCGGCCAACCGTCCGAACAACTGCGCCGGTGCGCCGGTGCCGAACTGCTTCGGCTGA
- a CDS encoding ABC transporter permease yields the protein MIASVRAAWFADRKRPGVWTVTTTWTILAVAFGIGIPYIVHLALSGDPEQAEAAESLLANVLPAQLVSTGIALFPLFGGAIVVILGALVVGNEFRWGTLNLIFTQRPRRAQVMLGHAIALCGITLLLVLLTFTALAVVTAILATVEGRGLDWPSVGKLAGAVGAAWLICTAHASVGYFLAIAFRNTATAIAVGLVWTLVLENAVNGLALVLKPLELLQKVLLAPSSGSLAGALGARSQFEGGTPGVMESSSAWLPATVLLGYVLLMFGLGTWLAVRRDVN from the coding sequence GTGATCGCATCGGTACGCGCCGCCTGGTTCGCCGACCGGAAGCGGCCCGGGGTGTGGACCGTCACCACGACCTGGACGATCCTCGCCGTCGCCTTCGGCATCGGCATCCCGTACATCGTGCACCTGGCCCTCTCCGGCGACCCGGAGCAGGCCGAGGCCGCCGAGTCGCTGCTGGCCAACGTGCTACCGGCCCAGCTAGTGTCCACCGGGATCGCGCTGTTCCCGCTCTTCGGCGGGGCCATCGTGGTGATCCTCGGGGCGCTGGTGGTCGGCAACGAGTTCCGCTGGGGCACGCTCAACCTGATCTTCACCCAGCGCCCGCGCCGGGCCCAGGTGATGCTCGGGCACGCGATCGCCCTGTGCGGGATCACCCTGCTGCTGGTGCTGCTCACCTTCACCGCGCTGGCCGTGGTCACCGCGATCCTCGCCACCGTGGAGGGGCGGGGCCTCGACTGGCCGTCCGTGGGCAAGCTGGCCGGCGCGGTCGGCGCGGCCTGGCTGATCTGCACCGCGCACGCCAGCGTCGGATACTTCCTGGCCATCGCGTTCCGCAACACCGCCACCGCCATCGCGGTCGGCCTGGTCTGGACGCTGGTGCTGGAGAACGCGGTCAACGGCCTCGCCCTGGTGCTCAAGCCCCTCGAACTGCTCCAGAAGGTGCTGCTGGCCCCCAGTTCGGGGTCGCTGGCCGGGGCGCTGGGCGCGCGGAGCCAGTTCGAGGGCGGCACCCCGGGCGTGATGGAGTCGTCCAGCGCCTGGCTACCGGCTACCGTTCTGCTGGGGTACGTGCTGCTCATGTTCGGGCTCGGCACGTGGCTCGCGGTCCGACGCGACGTGAACTGA
- a CDS encoding ABC transporter ATP-binding protein: protein MGDRFAIEMDGVTKRYPRGITAVADLDLRVPEGEVLGFLGPNGAGKTTTMRMLVGLVRPTSGRIRVLGQPPGTPEQLAQVGALIESPTFYPHLSGLDNLRLAARYAGVPESAAERVLAEVDLAGRARSRFREYSLGMKQRLGVATALLKEPHLLILDEPTNGLDPAGVSEMRELLRSLGRRGHTVLLSSHVLGEVEQVCDRIAVINGGRLVADGTPDELRARLGSGLLVIVADPVDKAVACLRDHDAVSHVDTDEGTIRVTVDPALAAELNRRLVEAGVDVRELRPVRHTLEDAFLELTGAERAGGTDPTSPGEGDK from the coding sequence ATGGGTGACCGTTTCGCCATCGAGATGGACGGGGTGACCAAGCGGTACCCCCGGGGCATCACAGCGGTCGCTGACCTGGACCTTCGGGTGCCCGAGGGGGAGGTTCTCGGCTTTCTCGGCCCGAACGGCGCGGGCAAGACCACCACCATGCGGATGCTCGTCGGCCTGGTCCGACCCACCAGCGGCCGGATACGCGTCCTCGGCCAACCACCGGGCACCCCGGAACAGTTGGCCCAGGTCGGCGCGCTGATCGAGTCGCCCACCTTCTACCCCCACCTGTCCGGTCTGGACAATCTGCGGCTGGCCGCCCGGTACGCCGGCGTGCCGGAGAGCGCGGCGGAACGCGTCCTCGCCGAGGTGGACCTCGCCGGACGGGCCCGCTCCCGGTTCCGGGAGTACTCGCTGGGCATGAAGCAGCGGCTGGGAGTCGCGACGGCGCTGCTCAAGGAGCCGCACCTGCTGATCCTCGACGAGCCCACCAACGGGCTGGACCCGGCCGGGGTGTCGGAGATGCGGGAACTGCTGCGGTCACTCGGCCGGCGTGGGCACACCGTCCTGCTCTCCAGTCACGTGCTCGGCGAGGTCGAGCAGGTCTGCGACCGGATCGCGGTCATCAACGGCGGCCGGCTCGTCGCCGACGGCACCCCCGACGAGCTGCGCGCCCGTCTCGGCAGCGGGCTGCTGGTCATCGTCGCCGACCCGGTCGACAAGGCGGTGGCCTGCCTACGCGACCACGACGCGGTCAGCCACGTCGACACCGACGAGGGCACCATCCGGGTCACCGTCGACCCGGCGCTGGCCGCCGAACTCAACCGCCGGCTCGTCGAGGCGGGCGTCGACGTGCGGGAACTGCGCCCGGTACGGCACACCCTGGAGGACGCGTTCCTCGAACTGACCGGGGCCGAGCGTGCCGGTGGGACGGACCCGACGAGCCCGGGGGAGGGCGACAAGTGA
- a CDS encoding aminopeptidase P family protein yields the protein MAEERTDTKPADGTESHDPDFPEAYLAFMRQGWRDTELPVGPRPEVPHHAKRRAALSAAFPGETLVIPTGGEKVRANDTEYRFRPGSDFAYLTGDHDPDSVLVMRPNGSGHDAVLYMRPRSSRQTDEFFRSRHGELWVGRRHTLTEKSTELGLPTADLTELEQALAELAPARTRVLRGFDARVDAAVRPYDGVREEGQPARDRELAIAISELKLVKDEWEIAQLQDAIDATVRGFEDVARVLPADRGVSERLLEGIFALRARHDGNDVGYGSIVGAGEHATILHWVRNHGTTRPGELLLMDMGVENRNLYTADVTRVLPVDGRFTPLQRQVYDVVYASQQAGIEFIRPGVAFRDVHLTCMRVLAEGLADLGLLPVSVDEAMDEKSTIYRRWTLHGFGHMLGIDVHDCSHARKETYRDGTLGEGYVLTVEPGLYFQPEDDLVPEELRGIGIRIEDDVVVTPTGAVNLSAGLPRRADEVETWLAEQREAGPRLPG from the coding sequence ATGGCCGAGGAGCGGACCGACACGAAGCCGGCGGACGGCACCGAATCGCACGACCCGGATTTCCCGGAGGCGTACCTGGCCTTCATGCGGCAGGGCTGGCGGGACACCGAGCTGCCGGTCGGACCCCGCCCCGAGGTGCCGCACCACGCCAAACGGCGGGCCGCCCTGTCGGCGGCCTTCCCCGGCGAGACGCTGGTCATCCCGACCGGCGGGGAGAAGGTCCGCGCCAACGACACCGAGTACCGGTTCCGGCCCGGCAGTGACTTCGCGTACCTGACCGGCGACCACGACCCGGACAGCGTCCTGGTGATGCGGCCGAACGGCTCCGGGCACGACGCCGTCCTCTACATGCGCCCCCGCTCCTCGCGGCAGACCGACGAGTTCTTCCGCAGCCGGCACGGCGAGCTGTGGGTGGGCCGGCGGCACACGCTCACCGAGAAGTCGACCGAGCTGGGCCTGCCCACCGCCGACCTGACCGAACTGGAGCAGGCGCTGGCCGAGCTGGCCCCGGCGCGTACCCGGGTGCTGCGGGGTTTCGACGCCCGGGTGGACGCGGCGGTGCGGCCGTACGACGGGGTCCGCGAGGAGGGGCAGCCGGCCCGGGACCGGGAGCTGGCGATCGCCATCTCGGAGCTGAAGCTGGTCAAGGACGAGTGGGAGATCGCCCAGCTCCAGGACGCGATCGACGCCACCGTCCGGGGTTTCGAGGACGTGGCCCGGGTGCTGCCCGCCGACCGGGGGGTCTCCGAGCGGCTGCTGGAGGGGATCTTCGCGCTGCGGGCCCGGCACGACGGCAACGACGTGGGCTACGGCTCGATCGTCGGGGCCGGCGAGCACGCCACGATCCTGCACTGGGTCCGCAACCACGGCACCACCCGTCCGGGTGAGCTGCTGCTGATGGACATGGGCGTGGAGAACCGCAACCTCTACACCGCCGACGTGACCCGGGTACTGCCGGTGGACGGCCGGTTCACCCCGCTGCAACGCCAGGTCTACGACGTGGTGTACGCCTCGCAGCAGGCCGGCATCGAGTTCATCCGGCCGGGGGTGGCGTTCAGGGACGTCCACCTGACCTGCATGCGGGTGCTCGCGGAGGGGCTGGCCGACCTGGGTCTGCTGCCGGTGAGCGTGGACGAGGCGATGGACGAGAAGTCGACGATCTACCGGCGGTGGACGCTGCACGGGTTCGGGCACATGCTCGGCATCGACGTGCACGACTGTTCGCACGCGCGCAAGGAGACCTACCGGGACGGCACCCTCGGCGAGGGGTACGTGCTGACCGTCGAGCCGGGGCTGTACTTCCAGCCGGAGGACGACCTGGTCCCCGAGGAGCTGCGCGGCATCGGCATCCGGATCGAGGACGACGTGGTGGTGACCCCGACCGGTGCGGTGAACCTGTCGGCGGGGCTGCCCCGGCGTGCCGACGAGGTGGAGACCTGGCTGGCCGAGCAGCGCGAGGCGGGCCCGCGACTGCCGGGCTGA